One window of Haemorhous mexicanus isolate bHaeMex1 chromosome 16, bHaeMex1.pri, whole genome shotgun sequence genomic DNA carries:
- the LOC132334792 gene encoding LOW QUALITY PROTEIN: lanosterol synthase-like (The sequence of the model RefSeq protein was modified relative to this genomic sequence to represent the inferred CDS: inserted 1 base in 1 codon): MRNSDGGFATYETRRGGHLLELLNPSQVFGDIMIDYTYVECTSAVMQALRHFQSQFPEHRAMEIRETLQKGLDFCRKKQRADGSWEGSWGVCFTYGTWFGLEAFASMQHTYHDGTVCQEVAQACQFLISXADGGWGEDFESCELRTYVQSAESQIHNTCWALLGLMAVRYPDISVLERGIKVLMDKQLPNGDWPQENIAGVFNKSCAISYTVYRNIFPIWTLGRFCRLHPNSPLAGQLPARARASPSAGAGQEEQGALSA; this comes from the exons ATGAGGAACTCTGATGGAGGCTTTGCCACTTATGAAACCAGGCGAGGAGGCCACTTACTGGAGCTGCTGAACCCCTCGCAGGTGTTTG GTGACATCATGATTGACTACACATACGTGGAATGCACATCCGCTGTCATGCAGGCACTGAGACACTTCCAGAGCCAGTTCCCTGAGCACCGAGCCATGGAGATCAG GGAGACTCTGCAGAAGGGCCTGGATTTCTGTCGCAAGAAGCAGCGAGCGGATGGGTCCTGGGAAGG GAGCTGGGGGGTTTGTTTCACCTACGGCACCTGGTTTGGTCTGGAGGCGTTTGCCAGCATGCAGCACACATACCATGACGG gactgtCTGCCAAGAAGTGGCCCAGGCCTGCCAGTTCCTGATCT AAGCAGATGGTGGGTGGGGAGAGGATTTCGAGTCCTGTGAGCTGCGCACATACGTGCAGAGTGCCGAGTCACAGATCCACAACACCTGttgggccctgctggggctcatgGCTGTCAG GTACCCTGACATCAGTGTGCTGGAAAGGGGCATTAAAGTGTTGATGGATAAGCAGCTGCCCAACGGGGACTGGCCTCAG GAGAACATTGCTGGGGTGTTCAACAAGTCGTGTGCCATCAGTTACACCGTGTACCGCAACATCTTCCCCATCTGGACACTGGGGCGGTTCTGCCGGCTGCATCCCAACAGCcccctggctgggcagctgccagccagagccagagccagcccctcggctggggcagggcaggaggagcagggagccctgTCTGCTTGA